The region TGATGAGCCAAAAATCTGCAAAACATTATCAGACAGCTGGCGCTCATAGCAAGCCTCACCAGACAGCTTCAGTCCATATCGAATGTACAGGATGGAGTTAAGGGTCTGCAAGGACATCCGATTTCTaagttttcttttttctttttttctggcTGAATACTCTCCCGACTTCAGCATTCGAGTGTGGCaaggacaacacagacacagcagccaTGGCAAGTTCTTGAAAAGGGTTGATATCAGCTGCATCCCTGAACTTCCAAATCTCACTCCAGAAGCCCAGTGTGTTTTTTGTCTCATTTAATTTACTAAGATGGATGGCACGCCATTGCTGGGCAATCTTGTCTATCTCTGCAGAGGAGTAGCCAAGGAGCTTGGCTATTTTTTATATTTCTCCATTGCTCTTATTGTGCTTTAGAGTTTCCTCCACATTGAAAACTGACATGTACTGGAATGCTTCGATGTTGTCCGGCAGTCTCACCCTCAACtcattagtgagggagatggtgaaGGCTACACACCGCTTTCAGACATCGTTTTCATCCTCAGGTGCAAGGTGGAGCTCAGCTGCCTTTGACTCAAAAAGGTAACCAAGGTAAGGTTTGGGACTGATGTATCCATATTTTGGCCCTTTGAGTACATCAACATTTGCCAGTGGATTCAGAACACTGCTACTCACAGACTTAATCAGGCTAACCAAGCTGTCAAGTAGCTTAATAGGATCTACTTGCTCTCCCTCAAAAGCATTGATGGCAAACTGTACCTCAACCAGCACTGACTTCAAAAAAGTCAGATACAATATGTTTTGAGGATCACTGTACATGGAGTATAAAACCTCtgccatgtagcagtgttcactggacttggTGACAGTGAAATGCAGCCTAAGCTCCTCCCACTGGTCCAAAATTTGTGAAACCGTGGGTTCAATGGAGAGCCAACGTGTGGCACACACCTTGGTTACCTGTAAAGGTTTCTGCCTACAGTTGATGGTCTAATATATGGCCTTGTAGGCCTCCCTACGCTTTGGAGACACTTAAAACCAGTTATAAGTCTCTCGTACCAAGTACTCCACACTACGGGGGATGGTGTCATTGGGAGCATGACTTACAGCAAGCTGCAGCGAGTGGCACACACAGTGAATAAGAACCAGATATTTGATGCCAAACTCCTCCTTCAGCAGTTTATGGACCCCATTGTTAATCCCCGTCATAACAGAGGCATTGTCAGTCCCTATCCCCAGGAGTTTCTCTTTTTTAAGACAACACTTCTCGAGGAAAGCCACAACAGTACAGGCTATAGATTTGGCATCTCCTCCAACTCAACAAGCCCCAGAAATGTTGATACAATTGTCTGCTTGGTGTCACTAAAGTACCTTATCACAACCCCCAGGTACTTAGAAAAACTTACATCTGTGGACTCAttgaggaggaggctgaaacgctgtTCACCCACATCCGTGGACTCAttgaggaggaggctgaaacgctgtTCACCCACATCCGTGGACTCAttgaggaggaggctgaaacgctgtTCACCCACATCTGCGACCAACTTTTTCAGAAAGTATGGTGATAGAACACCATTAATCATTTCAGTGCACTTTGTCCTGTGCATGTTGAAGTGGGTAGCAGCAGTGGAGTCTGAGAAAGCAGCTCTACATGCTTCTCTAATGTGATCACATGCCAGCATGGAACAGTGTTCAGCGATAGCTAATGCCATGGTGGCCTCAGCCTTTTTTGCAGAGTCAAGTTTTTTAACCATAAATGGCAGCTTGTTTTGGGTGGAATTGTTATAAGGCTTTGCATTTTGAGTATGTTTTTGAGTTGTCATGTGTTTTTTACATCACTAAGTTTGGCATAGAAATCAGTCTTACAATAAACAGCTTCAACCAGCCTTTGAATTCAGTGTTTGATTCCCACTGCTTTCTGTATTTTTGAGTGTACAGTTTAGACTGTGACATGATGAGCTAGCCAGTTAGATGTTTAGCTTATGTcacagagaggcacacacacagttGACAAGGTGAGTAAGTGACTGAGGCTGTGTGAGTCAAATGCAGTGATTTATTTTGTGCTGTGATTTATTATAGACaaagaacatttacatttacatcccACCCTGAATGTAAGCCAGGGCGGGATCAGCCAGCGGCGGCTTCCCTCATGCGCAATTCATTTGCAATCTGGACGCGGAGGGGTGAGCATCCTGTTGCCCCTAACtctatgtaaaaaaatatattttacctttatttaactaggcaagtcagttaagaacaaattattattttcaatggcggcctaggaacagtgggttaactgccagttcaggggcagaacgacagatgtgtaccttgtcagtgtcactatttaaaaacattttaactCTGTAATTTATGGTTGACGCAGGTTGGTGGCCATTAGTCAAAGTTCAAATTACATGAATGCATCGAACTGGTAATTacgacttcacaactggtaattgCCTTCCAACTTGGATATGAATGCAGCTTTACtggatttgtttttaaataaacaGTATGTTCTAAATAGTATGTTGTACAATTAGTACTCAGTATGCAGTTTAAGTAAGTAGTAGCCCAGCCAGATGTCGGACACGGCcatactgtacagagagagatgcCTATCTGATACATCTGAAGGTCAAGCAGCTTCTCTGCAGTGATCAGCTTGCATAATACACAAGAATGTATTCACACAGTGAAGTGCAGTCATACAGTAGGTCAGGGGGAGTATtcatctcataactacattcatCTCATAACTACAACAGTGATATGCATGCATACGAGATGATCGATGAGGTTCTTGTGAATCTAATGGATATTGTGAATATATTGGCATCAAAAGGAGATTAAATTAGGTCAAATGTTAAGAGAGAACAAACATGAGTTTCATCATTCACACTGTCCAAGATCAAAAGAGTACCAACATGTTGTATTCTATGAAGAAGGGTTCCAACAAGAATCAGGGGCTCAAGTATACCTCCTGCAAATGGAGCAAGAACGATTTACTTAAACATGCAGTGCCACCTAGTGTACAGCTGAGTCTGAACAATCTGCCTCAAATGTTGTAAGTGACCACAAATGTGAGCTTTTATTTGCTCTGTAATGATGTGCACCAGGTTCACACTTGTTGAATGCAAAATACAATGCATTGAATGTAAACGTGAGATGAGACAGTAGCTCTATATGTTACATTTCTAGCTGCAAATTTCTGAAAAATCTCGACCCTCTAACATGCAAATTATCTTAAAAAGGTGCTTCAGTCAGCAACCATGTGTCTACACTTGCTACTATACTGGGATTCAATAGGAAAACTGCTGTGTCGGCATCATCAATGCAGTCTGACTGGGGGCGTTGAGTAAAGGGCCTTGAGTATAATGCTTAATTGTGCCTTACTTTACAAAGGGACAATTTGGTTTGAATGGTTCAAATGTTCAATCAGGAACATGGAGTACTTAGAACATGGAGTAAAAATTTTGATTTTAAAAGCAGCATTTACATTTAAAACCACACAAAAGAGTTTGTAGCTTGTTGACAGGGATAATCTAATTCATATTTTTCAATTCTCTCTTCTGTGGGTTTCTACAGTTGGGTTTTGAGGAACAGGAGCAGGGCGCCATGTTTAAAAAAGCAACTTTTTGTTTCCATAGGCCTACATTTTTACTGTATTATTGTTATATGGCCAAAAAGTGAAAAGGACATACTTTCATTAAAGGAAAGCAAACGCCACAATTTTACCTGTTCTTGAACACTTCCTGGGAAATCGCTAGGTTGAAGATTACATCATTTTTTTAACCTAGGAAAACTACTCAGCATAGAGGTCAATGAGAACGAAATCTCAAACCTGTCAATTTATATGGGTCGTCCCTAGTTACCACAATCACTAAATCCTAAACCCGGCCTATTTCTGTAATGTATCTTCTTAAAATTAGAtgttaaacttaaccctaaccctaaccttaaccaaattGCTAAACTTAAGCCTAACCCTAAATTTAAGTTAATTTTTACGATATCCAATGCTGACTttatggctgtggtaactagtgaaaACAGTTTATATTATTTATAAGAGAACGGTAGAAGCCATCCATCACAGACGTTGCCAAGATACTGTATTTAAATTGATGTTGTGTAACTAAGCAACAACCATAAACAAAGGCTTGGTGGCTTGCTTAGTGCTGACAGAGCAGGGTGATGAAACTAAAAAGATGAGGCAAACATGTAATAGTGATGGTGGAGTGGGTTCCACTGAAAATGTTCAAGCCCGGGGAATAACTCTTCTCTCTATTTTCGTCGACACTCCAACTGCCGAACCGAATCCTGAAACCAAGCTATTGGCTGACTTCAAGACAGACACTCATCTCAGCAAAGTGTACTTGGCGGGAAGAGGTGAGTTAGCTCATAAATTCAGCTGGCTGACTTCTATGCATCTCATTAGCGTTTGTTGTCACTGACCCTAGTGTCTGGTCCTGGTGCTTTGAGTAAGAACCACTGACTGAGTTCAACTAGACTAAATGGCAGAATATCACTACTGatcaaataatatatattttataattatTTAGTTAAGCTTGTGAAGTTACTATTTTAGGGTAATATATTACAGCTTATTCTAGCCTAAGCATTAAAATATTTATTGTCATAACTATTTTTTGGGACCTCAGAGTATCTCAACAAGGAAGGTCAGACCTCTGTGAGCCCGCTCATTGGGAAAATAATGCAACAGATCTGCACAGACCCCACTCTCTGTCCAGAGTATCCATCATCCTTTGGCCTTCCAGAATTCACCAGGAGAGCAACAGAATTGGTTTTGGGCAGGGACTGCCATGCCATCGTGGAGAACAGGGTAATCTTTGCTGTCTACTGTGTATGTTCCATGGATCAACTTGACCTCATGTGTGATCCTCACAGTTTTCTCATACAGTAGGTGGCTTGCTGAGCTCAAGGTTATGAAACTGTATTTAAACAAGCATTGCACCAAGCCATCAGTCAAGAACAGCCATCTGGACACAAAGATAGGCCTTTCACAAGCTCAACGGCAGCGTAACCTATGTAATTACACTTTGGCCACCCCTTCCCTATCCACACACTACTTTTTATGTAATCAATCAACATCAGCTTGTAAGTGGCATTGGATAATACATTATGGCTGTGAGTATTTTGATTTTACTCCCATCCCCTATGCTCATTATTCTATAGGTGTTGGGTGTGCAGACTGTGGGCTGTACTGGGGCTGTCCGTCTGGGGGCTGAGCTCTTGAAGCACTGGTACAATGTGAGCGGTGTCTGGTGTGGGCcagtctatctctcctccccctgtgaTGGTAAGTAGCGGGGGGAGGAGAGCATGCACATAGTTAAAAGCACAGTCACAGAGCAATATAGTATTGGTATTGTTGATGATATTGGTGCTGAAGCTCTGGTCATCATGTTCCTTTCTGCAGACTCCTTGGCTGGTATCTTTGAGGCAGCAGGGATCCAGGATGTCCGTCGGTATCGGTATTGGGATACAGAGCAGAGGGGTGTGGGTGTGCAAAAAATGATGGAGGATCTGGAGATGGCTCCAGAGCAGAGTGTCATTGTTCTGTCTGCTTCTGCTCACTGCCCTACTGGTTCAGACCTCTCCCAGAAGCACTGGAGACTCCTCACACAGCTTATGGTGGTACTGCTCCATAACCCAACTGTTTTTACAGTCGTTAGTAATGTAACAGATGttatacatttgacattttagtaatttcgcagacactcttatccagagtgacttacagttcatGTATTCATCTTAAgttagctaggtgagacaaccacatattacagttGTAGTAAGTAAATGTTTTCCTCAATAAAGAAGTTATCAGCAAAGTCATttatcaatgtttttttttcttctttggagGTCCTGGCCTCAGTCTATCCCAGGGAGTAGCATTTCTACAGTAGAAACACTTGTTATAGTAGTTCTCTTCAGTCTCCtgctctctcatgctctctttaTTCTTCTCTCTGCATCTTTTTTTTCTATACTCTCAGAGGTGTAGGTTTTTCCCTTTCTTCCTGCTGCCTGCACAGGGCCTATGCCATGGGGATTTTCAACAAGACGCCTGGCCAGTGCGTCTGTGTGCCTCTCTGGGGATGGAGCTTCTGTGTGCCCAGTCCTTCTCCCACAGCTTTGGGCTTTACGGTGAGCCATTTCAAGGGTTCACTTGTCTCTTAGTGTATTATCAATTGACGTCTCTTACTTTCCTCGAATGTGACGAATGTAAGATCCCCAGGACATATTGACAGTAAATCTCTGTATGGAAATGCATTTTCTTATATTGTCCTTACTACAGGCGAGCGAGTTGGACACCTCTTATGTGTCCTAAAGCAGAGCTCCACACTGCTAGCTGTTCAGTCCCAGGCCGAGAagcaggtcagggctttgtggtcCCGGCCATCTGTCAGAGGAGCTCGTGTGGTTGCCACGGTGCTCAGTAACCCTGCCCACCATGTGGAGTGGTAAGTCATTATGGCTAGTCTATGCTTCAATAGCATTGTCTGCAAGGCTTCTCTAGTATAAAATGTGATCATACAAAGTCTGGTTACAGTACGTGGAACTAGTGCTTCATGATAAGTTAAATAGACCTCTGTAAATCCTTGTCACAGGCAGGAAGGAGTGAAGAGTATGGTGGAGAGGGGCATactggtcagagagaggttgagagagaagtTAAGGCTGCTTGGATGTCCTGGCAGCTGGGATCACCTGATCCAGCAAGGTGGACTGTACTGTTGCACTGGGCTGAATGGTGAGCAAACCATATTAAGCCCCGTTTCCATGATGTTTCGGGTGAAAATGCATTGGTCGCGGGTTGCGGGTTTTTGAGCTATTCCTAAATTGCACTGTGGCCGCCATGTAATTtctcttaaaaatatatatatatttcactgtGACCAGCTGCTGACTGTCAGGCATTGATGCAGGCTGttgctgagtgagtgagtggtgtgtgtgtgtgtgtgtgtgtgtgtgtgtgtgtgtgtgtgtgtgtgtgtgtgtgtgtgtgtgtgtgtgtgtgtgtgtgtgtgtgtgtgtgtgtgtgtgtgtgtgtgtgtgtgtgtgtgtgtgtgtgtgtgtgtgtgtgttgagtgagcaagaggagagggagcagCACCCGCATGTTGTGACAACTTTTTAGTTGAAGGTAGGCTATTTAGattgtcattatggagacacctACTTCCAACCATTTTTCTGTAAAACATGAGCTAGAGCTGATGCACATCAAGAAATAATGGGGACAAAGCACTGGAAAATGACTTTGGGTGCATTAGAGCGCATTACATAAATTTGCACAGAGGTGGTTTAAACTGCATTCTAACGTTGACTTTGCATTATCAAGCAAAGTGTTTTATGCATCCTCAGTTCTTGGTTCTTGGAGGCTGCTCGAGTAGAAATTTAAAATGGAAGTTATGGAACTCCTTCACTTGGTTCTTTTTATAGGAAAACGAAAACATTTGCCTCTGTTGGCCATAAAGTAGCCaattaatgtacagtaccagtcaaaagggtTTTACAgggttttttgttattttttataattttctacattgtagaattatagtgaagacatcaaaactatgaaataacacatatggaatcgtgtagtaagcaaaaaagtttttatatttgcgattcttcaaagtagctaccctttgccttaatgacagctttgtacactctctAGCAACATTAGCGAAGCCAGCTGCAGTCACATATTGGCTACCTAACAACATTACATAATTTCTCATTTCTGGAGGCAGTGGAAACGCAATTTGAGCTAGCCCGCTTAAGGCCAGCCAACCTGGGTTGACTTTAAAGTGCCAATGGAAACGGGGCTTAAATTAAGTTTAGGATTTGTCATCTTTCAACCAATTCAAACAGTGGTAGAGCACTGTACCTGTCTATGGGCTTGATTAAATCAGTATCACCAAAGTTCAGCGCTATAGCACCCTTAAAATGTTAAGTTAATTTCCATTGAGCCGGCATATACAGCGTTTCCTGTAAATGTCTCCGCGAATGCGGAGCTATAGCGCTGTACTTCAGGGATACGGATTGAATCAAGTcctacagtacattcggaaagtattcagaccccttgtctttttccatattttcgttactttacagccttgttctaaaattgatgaaatagtccccccccccccttatcaatctacacttAATACCCAAtcatgacaaagctaaaacagcTTTTTATAAAATATCAGGTTtttatgaaatatcacatttacataagtattcagaccctttactcagtactttgttgaagcaccttttgcataAATTACAgcatcttcttgggtatgacgctacaagcttggcacacctgtatttggggagtttctccctttcTCAGCGTatcccctcaagctctgtcaggctggatggggagcattgctgcacagctattttcaggtctctccagaaatgttcactcaaggacattcagaaacttgttgcgaagccactcttgcgttgtcttggctgtgtgattagggtcgttgtccagttggaaggtgaaccttcgccccagtctgaggtcctgagtgctctggagcaggttttcatcaaagatctctcaaatcaaatcaacttttattagtcacatacgccaaatacaacaggtgcaacagaccttacagtgaaatgattacaagcccctaaccaacaatgcagtttaaaacatacaaataagaataagaaataaaaggaacaagtgattaaaaagcagcagtaaaataacaatagcgagactatatacagggggtatcggtacagagtcaatgtgcggggccaccggttagtcgaggtaatttaggtaatatgtacatgtaggtcgaGTTATTAAAGTGATAATGCATAGATAATGACAAGAGAGTAGCAGCGGCATAAAAGAGGGGATGGGGGGGGCtgagcaatgcaaatagtctatgtagccatttgatgagatgttcaggagtcttgtgacttgggggtagaagctgtttag is a window of Oncorhynchus keta strain PuntledgeMale-10-30-2019 chromosome 25, Oket_V2, whole genome shotgun sequence DNA encoding:
- the got1l1 gene encoding putative aspartate aminotransferase, cytoplasmic 2 isoform X2 yields the protein MRQTCNSDGGVGSTENVQARGITLLSIFVDTPTAEPNPETKLLADFKTDTHLSKVYLAGREYLNKEGQTSVSPLIGKIMQQICTDPTLCPEYPSSFGLPEFTRRATELVLGRDCHAIVENRVLGVQTVGCTGAVRLGAELLKHWYNVSGVWCGPVYLSSPCDDSLAGIFEAAGIQDVRRYRYWDTEQRGVGVQKMMEDLEMAPEQSVIVLSASAHCPTGSDLSQKHWRLLTQLMVRCRFFPFFLLPAQGLCHGDFQQDAWPVRLCASLGMELLCAQSFSHSFGLYGERVGHLLCVLKQSSTLLAVQSQAEKQVRALWSRPSVRGARVVATVLSNPAHHVEWQEGVKSMVERGILVRERLREKLRLLGCPGSWDHLIQQGGLYCCTGLNVQQVEFLEKRRHIYLHPNGCLNFKVRHFLFHISHSSVLLPHLVHCSGNTLPS
- the got1l1 gene encoding putative aspartate aminotransferase, cytoplasmic 2 isoform X1, with translation MRQTCNSDGGVGSTENVQARGITLLSIFVDTPTAEPNPETKLLADFKTDTHLSKVYLAGREYLNKEGQTSVSPLIGKIMQQICTDPTLCPEYPSSFGLPEFTRRATELVLGRDCHAIVENRVLGVQTVGCTGAVRLGAELLKHWYNVSGVWCGPVYLSSPCDDSLAGIFEAAGIQDVRRYRYWDTEQRGVGVQKMMEDLEMAPEQSVIVLSASAHCPTGSDLSQKHWRLLTQLMVRCRFFPFFLLPAQGLCHGDFQQDAWPVRLCASLGMELLCAQSFSHSFGLYGERVGHLLCVLKQSSTLLAVQSQAEKQVRALWSRPSVRGARVVATVLSNPAHHVEWQEGVKSMVERGILVRERLREKLRLLGCPGSWDHLIQQGGLYCCTGLNVQQVEFLEKRRHIYLHPNGCLNPQFCLAAPPGSLQRQHTPKLAVWLCLSTHRIICVSCLRSPLPSL
- the got1l1 gene encoding putative aspartate aminotransferase, cytoplasmic 2 isoform X3 gives rise to the protein MRQTCNSDGGVGSTENVQARGITLLSIFVDTPTAEPNPETKLLADFKTDTHLSKVYLAGREYLNKEGQTSVSPLIGKIMQQICTDPTLCPEYPSSFGLPEFTRRATELVLGRDCHAIVENRVLGVQTVGCTGAVRLGAELLKHWYNVSGVWCGPVYLSSPCDDSLAGIFEAAGIQDVRRYRYWDTEQRGVGVQKMMEDLEMAPEQSVIVLSASAHCPTGSDLSQKHWRLLTQLMVRCRFFPFFLLPAQGLCHGDFQQDAWPVRLCASLGMELLCAQSFSHSFGLYGERVGHLLCVLKQSSTLLAVQSQAEKQVRALWSRPSVRGARVVATVLSNPAHHVEWQEGVKSMVERGILVRERLREKLRLLGCPGSWDHLIQQGGLYCCTGLNVQQVEFLEKRRHIYLHPNGCLNVSAINSCNLDYIAESIHLALTSVF